TTGAGCCCGGCGTGGTGTCGGCGACCGGATATCCCAGTTCTTCTTCTGTGAATGGCGCGGGTGCGGCGGGCGCATGGCTGCGTTGACAGGCTTCGCACCATCGACGCGAAGAGAAAAACGGGTGAAAGGAGCCCAACAGGGTGATGATGGCCATGGCAAACCAGCGCCGGGTACGACGGGTCTCAGCGCCGCAGTCCGGGCAGGGGAACATCGGCTCCAGTGTTTGCTGCCGGACAAAGTCGAGCCAGTCCTGCGCGTCCGCCACATAGGCCGGCGGTATCAGGACACGTGGTCGGCTCGATCCGAATTCGAGCGATGGCTTGATCGAGATGAAGTGCCAGTCGGCCACAATTGCGGGAATGCCGGCCGCCTGCAGCGTACAGGCAACAACCACGGCTTCACCCTGCCAGGGGGAAAATGTCGACGACTTGGAGGTCATACAGGCAAGTCCTTGCGAAACGGGCTGTCGGCGTCCTGGGCACGAATATCGGCCCGGACGGCCGCTCGTTCTTGCTCAAGATACTGACCGACAGCCTGACCGAAACCTTCATTCTCGATGAAGTGGGCTGAATGGACCTCGGTTGGTTCATACCCTCTGGCAAGTTTGTGCTCGCCCTGGGCACCGGCTTCAACCCGGTGCAGGCCGCGCGCGATCGCGGCGTCGATGGCCTGATGGTAGCAAAGTTCGAAATGCAGGAAGGGATGGTCCTCCAGTTTTCCCCAATAGCGCCCATACAGTGCGTGGGAGCCGACCAGGTTCAGGGCCGCCGCGATGTATCGGCCGTCCTTCTTGGCCATCACCAGCAGCACACGATCTGCCATGCGCTGATGAAGGAGGTCAAAGAAGGTGCGGTTCAGATAGGGGAATCCCCATTTGCGCGAGCCGGTTTCCTGATAGCAGGCGTAAAACACGTCCCAGTGCTCCGGGCGCAATTCTTCACCGCTCAAATGCTCGATCGTGATGCCCGATTGGGCTGCCGTCCTTTCCTTGCGCAAGGCTTTGCGCTTGCGCGAAGACAGGTCTGCCAGGAAGTCGTCATAGCTATTATAGCTTCGGTTTCGCCAGACATACTGGCGATCAATGCGGGGCAATAGGCCTGCGGTTGCGAGCTCCGAGCGCTGTTCCCCGGCCGGAAAATTGACGTGCCAGCCCGACACGCCCCAACGCCGGGCCATGTCGCAGGTAGCCTGGATCAGGGCATGACGCAGATCCGCCGATGCAGCGAGGATGCGACGTCCGGTTACGGGAGAG
The window above is part of the Maricaulis maris MCS10 genome. Proteins encoded here:
- a CDS encoding GNAT family N-acetyltransferase, which gives rise to MAPPADDGDHPMALTVQAVGSLDEVAREDWDRLANPQGAEYDPFISWDFLQALEQSGCIGEGTGWLPRHLIARDARGDLVGSVPLYVKSHSMGEYVFDQAWADAYERAGGRYYPKLLTAVPFSPVTGRRILAASADLRHALIQATCDMARRWGVSGWHVNFPAGEQRSELATAGLLPRIDRQYVWRNRSYNSYDDFLADLSSRKRKALRKERTAAQSGITIEHLSGEELRPEHWDVFYACYQETGSRKWGFPYLNRTFFDLLHQRMADRVLLVMAKKDGRYIAAALNLVGSHALYGRYWGKLEDHPFLHFELCYHQAIDAAIARGLHRVEAGAQGEHKLARGYEPTEVHSAHFIENEGFGQAVGQYLEQERAAVRADIRAQDADSPFRKDLPV